aaatctATGCTGGGATGTCTATAAAAtaaggaaagaaaaaaaaaaaaaaaaaaaagaaagacacTTTAATCAAATGACAACAACAGACGGTTTGGAGAGTAATATCTATTTCTCTCTCTGAGCTTGCACACCAAAATCCAACAGTATctataaatgaaaatattgacACACTTTATTTGTGATTGGTAAGGAGTAATGTTCTTCTAAAACGATGAAGCTATAGGTGTTCTTATTGTTACCgtaaaagaaaagtgtTTTGTAATGCtgctcaaaaaaaaaaaaaaaaaaaaatttttgatttcacaCAGTATTTGGTAGAgctgaaaaaattttactTGTCTATTTATACACGACTCACTTTAAAAGTGCAACCTAATCTAATACAGCATACTTTTGCAAATGTGGTGGAATGGCTTCGTATAATCCCTTTTCAGTTAACCattttttggaaaagaTTCTGTCGGCATACTTATGGGCCAGATCAGCTAATACGGTAACAACATTGCTTCCTTCAGGCAACAGCTTGGCTACTTCAACTGCTGCAGCTACGTTTAATGCACCAGTGCCACCAAGATACAACCCTTCTTCATCTAATAAACGATAAACCATAGCAATTGAATCCTCGTCAGGAATCTTGACTGCATCGTCAATCAAATCTATATCTGATTGCAAGTTGTCGGTAACTCTACCTTGACCAATTCCTTCTGTAAATGATGATCCACTCCTAATCATTTCTTTGCCCCCAGATTTAATGTGCGAGTATAACACCGAGCCTGGTGGATCGGCCAATACTGCTTTCACTTTGCCATTGGATATGTCCTTCAAGTATCTGGTTATACCAGCGAATGTGCCACCAGTGCCAGTTGAACAAGTGAAAGCATCAACTTTACCATCCAATTGTGCCCATATTTCTGGGCCCGTAGTTTCTATATGAGCTTGTCGATTGGCCACATTATCAAACTGGTTAGTCCATACAGCATTATCCAATCTTTCTGCGTGTCTTTTGGCTTGGTGGTTGTAATTTTCTGGATCGGTGAAGGCTACAGCTGGTACTGGGTACACTTCAGCACCTAACAATCTCAATGtctcaattttattttgtgaTTGTGTGTTGGGCATATAGATGACACATTTGTATCCACGAGCTCGACATACATGAGCCAATCCAATACCTGTATTCCCTGCCGTCCCCTCAACAATGGTCCCTCCAGGCTTGATTAATCCTTTCTGCTCAGCATCCTTAATCATATACAAGGCTGCACGGTCCTTGATGGATCCGCCTGGATTCATGAACTCCGCCTTTCCATAGATATTTCGGTCTATGCATTCAGAAATTCTTGGTAATTTCAACAAAGGGGTGTTT
This sequence is a window from Candida dubliniensis CD36 chromosome 7, complete sequence. Protein-coding genes within it:
- a CDS encoding cystathionine beta-synthase, putative (Similar to S. pombe CYS11) codes for the protein MLGRIAKRSISITTNTPLKLPFIPLVSETGFPGAIGNTPLLKLPRISECIDRNIYGKAEFMNPGGSIKDRAALYMIKDAEQKGLIKPGGTIVEGTAGNTGIGLAHVCRARGYKCVIYMPNTQSQNKIETLRLLGAEVYPVPAVAFTDPENYNHQAKRHAERLDNAVWTNQFDNVANRQAHIETTGPEIWAQLDGKVDAFTCSTGTGGTFAGITRYLKDISNGKVKAVLADPPGSVLYSHIKSGGKEMIRSGSSFTEGIGQGRVTDNLQSDIDLIDDAVKIPDEDSIAMVYRLLDEEGLYLGGTGALNVAAAVEVAKSLPEGSNVVTVLADSAHKYADRIFSKKWLTEKGLYEAIPPHLQKYAVLD